A genome region from Pangasianodon hypophthalmus isolate fPanHyp1 chromosome 11, fPanHyp1.pri, whole genome shotgun sequence includes the following:
- the sh3gl3a gene encoding endophilin-A3a isoform X1: MSVAGLKKQFHKASQLLSEKISGAEGTKLDEDFMEMERKIDVTNKSVFELLTKTTEYLQPNPASRAKLGMLNTMSKIRGQVKTTGYPQTEGLLGDCMLRYGRELGDDSTFGCALLDVGEAMKQMADVKDSLDINVKQNFIDPLQTLQDKDLKEIGHHLKKLEGRRLDYDYKKKRQGKIADDEIKQAVEKFVESKELAERSMFNFLENDVEQVSQLAALIEAALEYHRQSSDILEELNGKLQSRINTASCKPKKEFKPKSIMSSLEAINSNQHNGVSYTSSLKSTDIQVNHSVNGKIDYISHPPPISPAWSESPSVNSQTELHMDQPCCRSLYDFDPENEGELGFKEGDIIILTNQIDENWYEGMINGESGFFPINYVEVLVPLPQ, encoded by the exons AAAATAGATGTCACCAACAAGTCTGTGTTTGAGCTCCTAACCAAAACCACAGAATACCTCCAGCCAAACCCAG CATCACGAGCCAAACTGGGGATGCTGAACACCATGTCAAAGATCAGAGGACAGGTAAAGACCACTGGTTACCCACAGACAGAGGGGCTTCTGGGAGATTGCATGCTCCGGTACGGCCGTGAACTTGGAGACGACTCTACGTttg GTTGTGCTCTGTTGGATGTGGGCGAGGCTATGAAACAAATGGCCGATGTTAAAGACTCGCTCGATATCAACGTGAAGCAGAACTTCATCGATCCGCTGCAGACACTGCAGGACAAAGACCTGAAGGAGATTGGG CATCATCTAAAGAAGCTGGAGGGACGGCGGTTAGATTACGACTATAAGAAGAAGCGTCAAGGCAAGATTGCTGATGATGAAATCAAGCAGGCTGTGGAGAAGTTTGTGGAGTCCAAGGAACTTGCCGAGAGGAGCATGTTCAACTTTTTAGAAAATGAC GTGGAGCAGGTGAGTCAGCTAGCAGCTCTGATCGAGGCAGCACTGGAGTATCACCGTCAATCCAGCGACATCCTGGAGGAACTCAATGGCAAATTACAGAGCAG GATAAACACAGCAAGCTGTAAACCTAAGAAAGAGTTCAAGCCAAAGTCCATCATGTCCAGCCTGGAGGCCATCAACAGCAATCAGCATAATGGTGTCTCCTACACTTCCTCTCTAAAATCCACAG ATATTCAAGTGAATCACAGTGTAAATGGAAAAA TTGATTACATCAGCCATCCACCTCCCATCAGTCCAGCGTGGTCCGAAAGCCCCAGTGTGAACAGTC AGACGGAGCTGCACATGGACCAGCCGTGCTGCCGCTCGCTGTACGACTTCGACCCTGAAAACGAAGGGGAGCTCGGCTTTAAGGAAGGAGACATCATCATCCTTACCAATCAGATCGACGAGAACTGGTACGAAGGGATGATCAACGGCGAGTCAGGCTTCTTTCCCATCAACTACGTCGAGGTCCTAGTTCCCCTACCGCAATGA